A genome region from Hymenobacter tibetensis includes the following:
- a CDS encoding PAS domain-containing hybrid sensor histidine kinase/response regulator codes for MEQAGVHTSIKAQALPEKNAITPPDTHLFAHLEQALLLVQHAFTAVALLDGAGRLIWVNEGFVALVGTTVPRLLDQSLWAVLPPNAGLGAVPADLDSEAPLQYEGRMHTEAGTTRWLRVKLQPAPATTATEPRCFFALLEDISTEKATAAATAARDAQLQYLTEQAPGVLFQWRNNVDGTSRLTYVSATSEKLFGYQFTQLEHFIEVVHPEDQQEWAAFLQAPEHETETPTFEGRLVVPGQPLRWCSGSYQLSARDAEGALYSGILTDITSLKTTEEALQDSEYRWLLAIERFGDGGWEFNYQTGDDYFSNAYRAMLGYPDEDFPPGFQSWHNHVHPDDQAASIQASDAYLRGDVPIYSVERRLLCRNGEYKWVLTRGLITKYGPDGEPLIMTGVHTDISEIKRANLAIEASTRRLSTTIANFQEGILLEDENRRVVLVNEAFCRMLNLETTPDQLVGVETVSLLADAKQGATTEPGWLAGRNGRALKQQAIVGELLPRKNGQVFQRDFLPIYSNDTSLGYLWKFQDVTEQKNAEEALKRREEKYRRIIEQMKLGLVETNLAGEVVYVNQVFCDTLGVFSTEVVTQEFLATLLAQETSHVAQEEEEAYELPVLSQDGSQKWLQVSRALVYDDDKQLIGTIRITLDITHQKQLENKLRRAKEQAEDSSRAKESFLANMSHEIRTPMNAILGMSQLLSKTPLRPDQDDYLRAIATSGENLLVIINDILDLSKIEAGQLQVEQIGFSASQLLTQIEKTLLYKAEEKGLSFVTEATPELPKVLLGDPYRITQVLLNLAGNAIKFTEKGLVSISCELIGQSADAVEIKFTVADTGIGIAPAYLSSIFQEFTQEDSSVTRKFGGTGLGLSISRSLVNLMGGELHITSEKNKGTVSTFSLFLLEGEEVDLPRREAADPSLRERLRGKEVLLVEDNKFNRQIAKALLNNVHIRVEEAENGALAVEMLRSHRYDLVLMDVQMPIMNGLEATTVLRQELSLSTPIIALTANAIKGEREKCLAAGMNDYLAKPFQEDELLKLIGDWVLDTPHSAALTPPLLDADAIPDSSAALYKLDLLYQIGQGDEEFVALMLETFVESCQEATHDLSEALRTQDARLLKATTHKLKPSLDHLHAYQLLPLITHLDTCTGPFDLQVLEPLIENAIKLLHQVINQMTIDLTNRAAKKAE; via the coding sequence ATGGAGCAAGCTGGTGTTCATACCTCGATAAAAGCGCAGGCGTTGCCAGAAAAAAACGCCATCACGCCACCAGACACTCACTTGTTCGCACACTTAGAACAAGCCCTTTTGTTGGTGCAGCACGCTTTTACGGCCGTAGCCCTGCTCGATGGTGCTGGCCGGCTCATCTGGGTGAATGAGGGCTTTGTAGCGTTAGTGGGCACTACGGTTCCTCGCTTGCTAGACCAGTCTCTGTGGGCCGTGTTGCCGCCCAACGCAGGTTTGGGAGCGGTACCAGCCGACTTGGATTCCGAAGCACCATTACAATACGAAGGGCGCATGCACACCGAGGCAGGCACAACTCGGTGGCTACGAGTGAAGCTCCAACCGGCGCCTGCTACAACCGCCACTGAGCCGCGTTGCTTTTTTGCACTGCTGGAAGATATATCCACTGAGAAGGCTACGGCGGCAGCTACGGCGGCCCGTGATGCGCAGCTGCAGTACCTGACGGAGCAAGCTCCTGGCGTGCTTTTTCAGTGGCGAAACAACGTAGATGGCACTTCACGCCTAACCTATGTCAGCGCCACTTCAGAGAAACTATTTGGGTATCAGTTCACACAGCTAGAGCACTTCATTGAGGTAGTGCACCCCGAAGACCAGCAGGAGTGGGCCGCTTTTCTGCAAGCTCCCGAACACGAAACGGAGACGCCTACTTTCGAAGGTCGGCTGGTGGTGCCCGGACAGCCGTTGCGCTGGTGCAGCGGCAGCTACCAACTGTCTGCGCGCGACGCGGAGGGCGCGCTCTACAGCGGCATCCTCACCGATATAACGTCGCTGAAAACAACGGAGGAGGCCCTGCAAGACAGCGAGTATCGGTGGCTGCTGGCCATTGAACGTTTCGGGGATGGAGGCTGGGAGTTCAACTACCAAACCGGCGACGACTACTTCTCCAATGCCTACCGAGCTATGCTTGGCTATCCGGACGAAGACTTTCCGCCCGGCTTTCAGTCGTGGCACAACCATGTCCACCCCGACGACCAAGCAGCGAGTATTCAGGCATCTGACGCGTATTTGCGCGGTGATGTTCCCATCTATTCCGTGGAACGGCGGCTTCTTTGCCGCAACGGCGAATACAAATGGGTTCTTACGCGCGGCCTAATAACCAAATATGGTCCCGACGGTGAGCCGCTCATCATGACGGGCGTCCACACCGATATTTCGGAAATCAAACGGGCCAACCTGGCCATTGAAGCTTCTACGCGCCGTTTGTCGACCACTATCGCCAATTTTCAGGAAGGTATCTTGCTGGAAGATGAAAATCGACGGGTGGTATTGGTCAACGAGGCATTCTGCCGCATGCTGAACCTGGAAACAACCCCCGACCAACTGGTGGGCGTCGAGACGGTGTCGTTGCTGGCGGACGCGAAGCAAGGCGCTACAACCGAGCCGGGGTGGTTAGCGGGCAGAAATGGACGGGCACTCAAGCAGCAAGCCATTGTTGGGGAACTGCTACCGCGCAAAAACGGCCAGGTGTTCCAGCGCGACTTCCTTCCCATTTACAGCAACGACACTTCGTTGGGCTACCTGTGGAAGTTTCAAGATGTCACGGAGCAAAAGAACGCGGAGGAAGCCCTGAAACGGCGGGAAGAGAAATACCGGCGCATCATCGAGCAAATGAAACTGGGGCTTGTGGAAACCAATCTCGCGGGGGAGGTGGTGTACGTCAACCAAGTTTTTTGCGATACCCTGGGCGTTTTCAGCACCGAAGTTGTCACGCAAGAGTTTTTGGCCACCTTACTGGCTCAGGAAACTTCGCACGTGGCTCAGGAAGAGGAAGAGGCTTACGAACTACCTGTCCTCAGCCAGGATGGTAGCCAGAAGTGGCTACAAGTCAGTCGGGCCCTCGTTTACGACGACGACAAGCAGCTCATCGGCACAATTCGCATTACGCTCGACATCACGCACCAGAAGCAGCTGGAAAACAAATTGCGCAGGGCCAAAGAGCAAGCCGAGGATTCGTCGCGGGCCAAAGAGTCGTTTTTGGCCAACATGAGCCACGAGATTCGGACGCCTATGAATGCCATTCTGGGCATGAGTCAGTTGCTGTCCAAGACGCCGCTCCGCCCCGACCAAGACGACTACTTACGGGCCATTGCCACGTCGGGCGAGAACTTACTGGTCATCATCAATGATATCCTAGACCTGTCTAAGATAGAGGCCGGCCAGTTGCAAGTGGAGCAGATTGGCTTTAGCGCCAGCCAGCTTCTTACGCAAATCGAAAAAACGCTGCTCTACAAGGCCGAGGAGAAAGGCTTGTCGTTCGTTACGGAAGCAACACCTGAACTGCCAAAAGTTCTGCTCGGCGACCCGTATCGTATCACGCAGGTACTACTCAACTTGGCTGGCAACGCTATCAAGTTCACGGAAAAGGGCCTCGTGTCGATTTCCTGCGAACTTATCGGCCAGTCTGCCGACGCAGTGGAAATCAAATTCACGGTAGCCGACACAGGCATCGGGATAGCGCCGGCGTACTTGTCTAGCATCTTCCAGGAGTTCACCCAAGAAGATTCGTCCGTGACCCGCAAATTTGGCGGCACGGGCCTCGGGCTAAGCATCAGCAGGAGTTTGGTTAACTTGATGGGAGGTGAACTGCACATCACCAGCGAAAAAAACAAAGGCACGGTCAGCACCTTTTCGCTGTTTTTGCTGGAAGGTGAAGAGGTTGACTTGCCGCGCCGGGAAGCGGCCGACCCTAGTCTCCGCGAACGACTACGAGGCAAGGAAGTGCTGCTGGTAGAAGACAACAAGTTCAACCGCCAGATTGCGAAAGCCCTGCTCAACAACGTACACATCCGGGTAGAAGAAGCTGAAAACGGCGCCTTGGCAGTGGAGATGCTACGCTCCCATCGGTACGATTTGGTTTTGATGGATGTGCAGATGCCTATCATGAACGGGCTAGAAGCTACCACCGTACTGCGTCAGGAATTGTCCCTTTCAACGCCTATTATCGCCCTCACGGCTAATGCCATCAAAGGGGAACGAGAAAAGTGCTTGGCGGCGGGCATGAACGACTATCTGGCCAAGCCATTTCAGGAAGATGAGTTGCTCAAGCTAATTGGCGACTGGGTACTGGACACGCCGCACTCAGCTGCCCTCACGCCGCCACTCTTGGACGCTGATGCTATACCAGATTCCTCGGCGGCTCTTTACAAGCTCGATCTGCTGTACCAGATTGGGCAAGGGGACGAGGAATTTGTGGCCCTCATGCTCGAAACTTTTGTGGAGAGCTGCCAGGAAGCAACGCACGACTTAAGCGAGGCGCTACGCACCCAAGATGCCAGGCTTTTGAAAGCTACTACGCACAAGCTCAAGCCCAGCCTCGACCACTTACACGCGTACCAACTATTGCCCCTAATCACGCATTTAGATACGTGTACCGGTCCTTTCGACTTGCAAGTACTGGAGCCGCTCATCGAAAACGCAATCAAATTGCTGCACCAGGTCATCAACCAGATGACAATTGATTTAACCAATAGAGCAGCGAAAAAGGCGGAATAA
- a CDS encoding ABC-F family ATP-binding cassette domain-containing protein: MNLLSAENLSKNYADRWLFRELNFGLSQGQRVGLVGINGSGKTTLLRILAGIEPPDTGGLSTRKDTRVSFLGQQPVFDETLTVEETIFASQNDTLAAIRDYEHVVNDPNHKPADLQRVMELMDSYNAWDYESQVQQILGKLGILGELLQRNVSKLSGGQRKRVALARVLIEEPDVLILDEPTNHLDLATIEWLENRLASPSLTLLMVTHDRYFLDRVANEIVELDQGRVHRYQGNYAYFVEKKAEREQMETVEVEKARNLLRKELEWMRRQPQARGTKQKARIDSFYETQEKARTKIKGPEMELSVKTTRQGGKIIEVEHLSKKFGDKVVLHDFSYVFKKKDRIGLVGPNGAGKTTLLNMLTKQLAPDSGTVDAGQTTVFGYYTQTELVFDPTQRVIDIVKEVAEVIELADGSVVTASQFLQHFQFPPAQQYTLVSKLSGGEKRRLQLLRVLIKNPNFLILDEPTNDLDIITLNILEDFLLQFAGCLIIVSHDRYFMDALVEQVFALEPGGKIRQFPGNYTDYREWLQEQPANTGARDAEKALKSVNQPVVSAPAPAPATAKRKASFAEKKEYETLEKELEQLEVLKQHLIEKLNSGTGSHTELADWAAQLKRTDADLDTKGERWLELAEFV; encoded by the coding sequence ATGAATCTGCTTTCTGCTGAGAACCTTTCGAAGAATTATGCCGACCGGTGGCTTTTCCGGGAATTGAACTTTGGTCTTTCACAAGGCCAGCGTGTGGGGCTAGTGGGCATCAACGGCTCCGGCAAGACCACGCTGCTGCGCATCTTGGCGGGCATTGAGCCCCCTGACACGGGCGGTTTGAGCACTCGCAAAGACACCCGCGTGTCTTTCCTGGGCCAACAGCCTGTGTTCGATGAAACACTGACCGTAGAGGAAACCATCTTTGCCAGTCAGAACGATACGCTGGCCGCTATTCGGGACTACGAGCACGTAGTGAACGACCCCAACCACAAACCCGCTGATTTGCAACGGGTAATGGAGTTGATGGATTCTTACAACGCCTGGGACTACGAGTCGCAGGTGCAACAGATTTTAGGCAAGCTGGGTATCTTGGGCGAGTTGCTGCAGCGCAATGTAAGCAAGCTCTCAGGCGGCCAGCGCAAGCGCGTAGCCTTAGCCCGCGTGCTGATTGAGGAGCCGGATGTGCTGATTCTTGACGAGCCTACCAACCATCTGGACCTAGCCACTATCGAGTGGCTGGAAAACCGGCTGGCCTCCCCTTCCCTCACACTGCTAATGGTTACCCACGACCGGTACTTCCTGGACCGGGTAGCCAACGAAATTGTGGAGCTAGATCAAGGCCGGGTACACCGCTACCAGGGCAACTACGCTTACTTTGTAGAGAAGAAAGCCGAGCGCGAGCAAATGGAAACCGTGGAGGTGGAGAAGGCCCGCAACTTGCTCCGCAAAGAATTGGAGTGGATGCGGCGTCAGCCTCAAGCACGCGGTACCAAGCAAAAAGCCCGGATTGACTCCTTTTACGAAACCCAAGAAAAGGCCCGCACCAAAATCAAAGGCCCGGAAATGGAGCTGTCGGTGAAAACCACTCGGCAGGGAGGCAAAATCATTGAGGTGGAACACCTAAGCAAGAAGTTTGGCGACAAAGTGGTGCTCCATGATTTCAGCTACGTGTTCAAGAAGAAAGACCGGATTGGTCTGGTGGGGCCTAACGGCGCGGGCAAAACGACCCTGCTGAACATGCTCACCAAGCAGCTGGCACCCGACTCCGGTACGGTGGACGCTGGCCAAACCACCGTGTTTGGCTACTACACCCAGACGGAACTGGTCTTCGATCCGACGCAGCGGGTGATTGACATTGTGAAGGAAGTGGCCGAGGTGATAGAGCTAGCGGATGGCAGCGTAGTTACGGCTTCGCAGTTTCTGCAACACTTTCAGTTTCCGCCGGCGCAGCAATACACGCTGGTAAGCAAGCTGAGCGGGGGCGAAAAGCGACGGTTGCAACTGTTGCGCGTACTTATCAAGAACCCCAACTTCCTGATTCTTGACGAGCCTACCAACGACCTCGACATCATCACGCTCAACATTCTAGAAGACTTTCTGCTTCAGTTTGCAGGCTGCCTAATTATTGTATCGCACGACCGGTACTTTATGGATGCTCTGGTTGAGCAAGTGTTTGCCTTGGAGCCCGGTGGCAAGATCCGCCAGTTCCCCGGCAACTACACCGACTACCGCGAGTGGCTGCAGGAGCAACCCGCCAACACAGGTGCCCGCGACGCTGAGAAGGCATTGAAGTCGGTGAATCAGCCTGTTGTTTCTGCACCAGCGCCGGCGCCAGCCACTGCAAAACGCAAGGCCAGCTTCGCCGAGAAAAAGGAGTATGAAACGTTGGAAAAAGAGCTAGAGCAATTAGAGGTGCTGAAGCAGCATCTTATCGAAAAGCTTAACTCGGGTACTGGCTCGCACACAGAGCTAGCCGACTGGGCCGCTCAACTCAAGCGCACCGACGCCGACCTCGATACGAAGGGGGAGCGGTGGTTGGAACTAGCCGAGTTTGTATAG
- a CDS encoding carbohydrate-binding protein, with the protein MKTSLRSLLGAVACVLLSHASVQAQTYQLVWADEFNGSISPDWQFETGGGGWGNNEKQYYQAANATVANGNLLITAKKQTVGGMPYTSARMITKGRKEFTYGRMEARMKLPLGQGLWPAFWMLGGNINTVSWPACGEIDVMEHINSENKTYGTPHWDSNGHAEYGGSIVTTPQDYHVYSVEWDASAIRWFVDGTQFHVMSILNNAGSTEEFHRPFFLLLNLAVAGNWPGQTVDESKLPATMYVDYVRVYQKTGTTPTPTATQIQAESYSSMNGVQLENCADTGGGQNVAYIDANDWMAYSNVNFPTSGNYTIEYRVASPSGSRLSADLNAGSTQLGTVTIPATGGWQNWTTVSHTVYVNAGTYNFGVFAQAGGWNFNWLRITKQSGARTAETTNDQLALSPSPKQSSIELYPNPVTDQLTLTGMTDGPTQISILDMQGQQVWSGSYTGKALNISKLQPGLYNLVIIDKNQKKQVSRFSKQ; encoded by the coding sequence ATGAAAACCAGTTTACGCTCTTTACTTGGCGCGGTAGCCTGTGTGCTCCTAAGCCACGCCTCAGTGCAGGCTCAGACCTACCAACTCGTCTGGGCCGATGAGTTCAATGGCAGTATCAGTCCTGATTGGCAGTTTGAAACCGGCGGCGGCGGCTGGGGCAACAATGAGAAGCAATACTACCAAGCGGCCAATGCTACCGTAGCGAATGGCAATCTGCTTATTACAGCCAAAAAGCAAACGGTCGGGGGCATGCCCTACACTTCGGCCCGCATGATTACCAAGGGCCGCAAAGAATTCACCTACGGCAGAATGGAGGCCCGCATGAAACTGCCTTTGGGCCAAGGATTGTGGCCGGCCTTCTGGATGCTGGGTGGCAATATCAACACCGTGAGCTGGCCGGCCTGCGGCGAGATTGATGTGATGGAGCACATCAACTCGGAAAACAAGACCTATGGTACGCCCCATTGGGACAGCAACGGCCACGCCGAGTACGGCGGCAGCATCGTAACTACTCCGCAAGACTACCATGTATACTCGGTGGAATGGGATGCTAGTGCTATCCGCTGGTTTGTGGACGGCACGCAGTTCCACGTCATGAGCATCCTCAACAATGCGGGCAGCACCGAGGAGTTTCATCGGCCCTTTTTCTTGCTCTTGAACCTGGCAGTGGCTGGTAACTGGCCCGGCCAAACGGTAGACGAAAGCAAGCTACCCGCTACCATGTACGTTGATTATGTGCGCGTGTACCAGAAAACCGGCACCACTCCTACGCCCACTGCCACCCAAATTCAGGCGGAAAGCTATAGCTCCATGAACGGAGTGCAGCTAGAGAACTGCGCCGATACGGGCGGCGGCCAAAACGTAGCCTACATCGACGCCAACGACTGGATGGCGTACAGCAACGTGAACTTCCCTACTTCCGGCAACTACACCATCGAGTACCGCGTGGCCAGCCCGAGCGGCAGCCGCCTATCCGCCGACCTCAACGCTGGCTCCACCCAACTGGGCACCGTGACTATTCCGGCTACGGGCGGCTGGCAAAACTGGACTACGGTTTCTCATACGGTGTACGTGAATGCGGGCACCTACAACTTTGGCGTGTTCGCGCAGGCCGGCGGCTGGAACTTCAACTGGTTGCGCATCACCAAGCAAAGCGGGGCGCGTACGGCAGAAACCACAAACGATCAGCTTGCTCTTTCACCTTCGCCCAAACAAAGCAGCATAGAGCTTTATCCGAATCCGGTTACAGACCAGCTCACGCTCACCGGAATGACCGATGGACCCACCCAAATCAGTATTCTGGACATGCAAGGCCAACAGGTGTGGAGCGGTTCGTACACGGGCAAAGCGCTGAACATTTCGAAACTACAGCCAGGGCTATATAACTTGGTGATTATCGACAAGAACCAGAAAAAGCAAGTATCCCGATTCAGCAAACAGTAG
- a CDS encoding DUF952 domain-containing protein: MLYRIADLVDWNRAQQTGFFASSDLAAEGFIHSSERSQILETARRYYTGRPELVLLEWDEDTLAAAGVRVEREWVEARQEHFAHIFAPVPLAAVRRHWAFGPDLADEFTLPAGL, from the coding sequence ATGCTCTACCGCATTGCCGACTTAGTTGACTGGAATCGCGCGCAGCAAACCGGCTTTTTTGCCAGCTCCGACTTAGCTGCCGAAGGATTCATCCATAGCTCTGAACGCAGCCAGATTCTGGAAACGGCCCGCCGCTACTATACTGGCCGCCCAGAGTTGGTGTTGCTGGAATGGGACGAAGACACCTTGGCCGCGGCAGGGGTGCGGGTGGAGCGAGAGTGGGTGGAAGCCCGGCAGGAGCACTTCGCGCATATTTTCGCGCCCGTTCCGCTGGCCGCTGTGCGACGCCACTGGGCGTTTGGCCCGGATTTAGCAGATGAATTTACGTTGCCGGCTGGGCTGTAA
- a CDS encoding rhamnogalacturonan lyase family protein, translating into MWGDNYGNRIDRFLAAVAYLDGERPSLVMCRGYYTRTVLVAWDWRNGQLTQRWKFDSDDNTPGNAAFRGQGNHNLSVADVDDDGKDEIIYGSCAVDDDGRGMYATGRGHGDAMHVSDLDPARPGLEVFSVHESPSSYGNNPNDFRDARTGTLIWGGPAANQGDVGRGVTMDVDPRTWGAESWSTRGGLYSATGTQVSTAKPNTINFAVWWDGDLLREQLDGTTINKWDWVGGRTNTLLNAAALGAGSNNGTKATPNLSADLFGDWREEVIWRNTNNEELLIFTTTIPTAYRIPTLMHDPQYRLSIAWQNVGYNQPPHTGYYLGEGMPVVAGMKQTKNLIGAAVFPNPSTSSFRVRVKGNFHYEVYNQTGQRLEEGDGQTEQLVGEKLRPGLYVLRISTAEGTSMLSVVKQ; encoded by the coding sequence GTGTGGGGCGACAACTATGGCAACCGCATCGACCGGTTCTTGGCCGCCGTGGCGTATTTGGATGGCGAGCGGCCTAGCCTGGTGATGTGCCGCGGGTATTACACGCGCACGGTGCTGGTGGCCTGGGATTGGCGCAACGGCCAGCTAACGCAGCGCTGGAAGTTCGACAGCGACGATAACACTCCCGGCAATGCTGCCTTCAGGGGACAGGGCAACCACAACCTGAGCGTAGCGGACGTTGATGATGACGGCAAAGATGAAATTATATACGGCTCTTGCGCCGTCGATGACGATGGCCGGGGTATGTACGCCACCGGGCGCGGCCACGGCGACGCCATGCACGTGTCGGATCTGGACCCTGCGCGGCCAGGCTTGGAGGTGTTCTCAGTACACGAATCACCATCGTCGTACGGCAACAACCCCAACGACTTCCGCGATGCACGTACCGGCACCCTGATTTGGGGCGGCCCAGCAGCCAACCAAGGCGACGTGGGCCGGGGCGTGACGATGGACGTGGACCCCCGCACGTGGGGCGCGGAGTCGTGGAGCACACGGGGCGGCTTGTACTCGGCTACCGGCACCCAGGTTTCAACGGCCAAGCCCAACACCATCAACTTCGCGGTGTGGTGGGACGGTGACCTGTTGCGCGAGCAGCTCGATGGTACCACCATCAACAAATGGGACTGGGTGGGTGGCCGCACCAACACGCTGCTGAATGCCGCAGCGCTTGGAGCAGGTTCCAACAACGGCACCAAAGCCACCCCCAACCTCAGCGCCGACCTATTCGGCGACTGGCGCGAGGAAGTAATCTGGCGCAACACCAACAACGAGGAGCTGCTGATTTTCACCACCACCATTCCGACGGCCTACCGCATTCCTACCCTGATGCACGATCCGCAGTACCGCCTCAGTATTGCCTGGCAAAACGTAGGCTACAATCAGCCCCCGCATACTGGCTATTACCTCGGCGAAGGCATGCCGGTGGTAGCCGGAATGAAGCAAACGAAAAACCTGATTGGAGCAGCCGTGTTTCCCAATCCTTCCACCAGTTCTTTCCGGGTGCGGGTGAAGGGCAACTTCCACTACGAGGTGTACAACCAAACCGGCCAGCGCCTGGAGGAAGGCGACGGCCAAACCGAACAACTCGTGGGTGAGAAGCTGCGGCCCGGCTTGTATGTGCTGCGCATCAGCACCGCCGAAGGCACCAGTATGCTGAGCGTGGTGAAGCAGTAA